In a genomic window of Virgibacillus sp. SK37:
- the ftsW gene encoding putative lipid II flippase FtsW, which produces MIQKLKDYDFTLIITPILLAAFGMVMIYSASMVTSIVEGYESTHYLIKQLQWFVIGLAGFIFCSIFPYKYYQKLMKIIILFVILLLVGVLFFGTTINNAKSWFSFGPISLQPAEFAKLALIMYLASVYSKKQAYINEFTKGVLPPLVLTGIILSLIVLQPDIGTASIIFLIACSVIFSAGIRFKHLFLLIGIGLVILAIAIPNMVTDVRISRFTGAYQPFQTPEDGGYHLIQSYLAIGGGGFTGEGLGQSVQKLGYLMEAHTDFIMAIIAEELGFMGVMIVIGMIATIVLRGIFISSKCQDSFGSLLAIGISSMIGLQAFINLGAISGVLPITGVPLPFVSYGGSSLLVLMISMGIMNNIAMSVKTAERTPVSEHKKTEPHIYQNRGGRTWQK; this is translated from the coding sequence ATGATACAGAAATTAAAAGATTATGATTTTACATTAATAATTACACCCATTCTTCTAGCTGCCTTTGGTATGGTGATGATTTATAGTGCCAGTATGGTAACTTCTATTGTCGAAGGATATGAAAGTACGCACTATCTGATTAAACAATTGCAATGGTTTGTAATTGGCTTGGCAGGATTTATATTTTGTAGTATATTTCCCTATAAGTATTATCAGAAATTAATGAAGATAATAATTTTATTTGTAATTCTTCTATTGGTAGGTGTTTTGTTTTTTGGTACAACAATTAACAATGCAAAATCTTGGTTTTCATTTGGACCAATAAGCCTTCAACCTGCAGAATTTGCTAAACTTGCCCTTATTATGTATTTGGCCTCCGTGTATTCAAAAAAACAGGCGTACATTAATGAATTTACAAAAGGGGTACTCCCACCATTAGTTTTGACAGGGATTATTTTATCCCTAATAGTGCTGCAACCGGATATTGGTACAGCATCTATTATATTTCTAATAGCCTGTTCAGTAATTTTCAGTGCAGGTATTCGTTTTAAACATCTTTTTTTACTAATTGGGATTGGGTTGGTGATTTTGGCAATAGCAATTCCTAATATGGTAACAGATGTCAGGATATCCAGGTTTACTGGAGCTTATCAACCATTTCAGACCCCCGAAGATGGAGGATATCATCTTATTCAGTCATACCTGGCTATTGGCGGCGGCGGGTTTACTGGAGAAGGGCTGGGTCAGAGTGTGCAAAAGCTTGGTTATCTCATGGAGGCGCATACTGATTTTATTATGGCAATAATTGCAGAAGAACTTGGTTTTATGGGTGTAATGATTGTAATTGGGATGATAGCAACTATTGTGTTACGTGGAATATTCATATCAAGCAAATGTCAAGATAGTTTTGGCTCCCTACTAGCAATAGGTATTTCTTCAATGATTGGGCTTCAAGCGTTCATTAATTTAGGTGCAATTAGTGGGGTTTTACCGATTACCGGAGTACCACTTCCGTTTGTGAGTTATGGAGGTTCTTCTCTTCTTGTATTAATGATTTCAATGGGAATAATGAATAATATTGCCATGTCAGTGAAGACAGCAGAACGAACTCCAGTTTCTGAACATAAAAAAACGGAACCACATATATATCAAAATAGAGGAGGAAGAACATGGCAGAAGTAA
- a CDS encoding YlaN family protein: MPEMTVNHREKAHALLKADADKILRLIEVQIENLTMPQCPLYEEVLDTQMFGLSREIDFAVRLDLISEDEGKALLENLERQLNILHEAAQNSL; the protein is encoded by the coding sequence ATGCCTGAGATGACAGTAAATCATCGTGAAAAAGCCCACGCCCTTCTTAAGGCTGATGCTGATAAAATTTTACGATTAATAGAAGTTCAAATAGAAAATTTAACCATGCCTCAGTGCCCGTTGTACGAAGAAGTTTTGGACACGCAGATGTTCGGCTTATCAAGGGAAATTGATTTTGCTGTTCGTTTGGACTTGATCAGCGAAGATGAAGGCAAAGCACTTCTCGAAAATCTAGAGAGGCAGCTTAATATACTACATGAAGCAGCGCAAAACTCATTGTGA